The Pseudomonas sp. FP198 genomic interval CCGAAGGCCTGACCCAGCGCGAACGGTTCGCCGAGCACAATCGTGAAACCTTCGACGCGGCCATCGGTACGGCCCGCAGCATCGCCGAAAAATATTTCGCGCCGCACAACCGCAAGAACGACGAAAACGAACCGCGCTATGAAGATGGCCAGGCCATCCTGATCCCGGAAGTGAAACCGGCGGTGGATGCGTTTCTGGAGGCGGGCTTTCTCAACGCCGCCCGCAGCTTCGACGCCGGCGGCATGCAACTGCCTACGCTGCTGTCCCAGGCGTGCTTCGCGCACTTCCAGTCGGCCAACGCCGCTTCGACTTCCTACCCGTTCCTGACCATGGGCGCGGCGAACCTGATCGAGAGCTTCGGCAGCGATGAGCAGAAGCAGCGCTTCCTGCAACCGATGATCGACGGCCGTTTCTTCGGCACCATGGCCCTGACCGAACCTCACGCGGGTTCTTCGCTGGCGGATATTCGTACGCGCGCGGAACCGGCGTCTGACGGCACTTATCGACTCAAGGGCAACAAGATCTTCATTTCCGGTGGCGACCATCCGCTGTCGGAAAACATCGTGCACATGGTTCTGGCCAAACTGCCGGACGCGCCGCCGGGCGTGAAGGGCATTTCGCTGTTTATCGTGCCCAAGTTCCTGGTCAACGAAGATGGCAGCCTGGGCAAGCACAACGACGTGCTGCTGGCCGGACTGTTCCACAAGATGGGCTGGCGCGGGACTACGTCCACGGCGCTGAACTTCGGTGATAACGGTGAGTGTGTCGGTTACCTCGTCGGCAAACCGCACCACGGTCTGAGCTACATGTTCCAGATGATGAACGAGGCGCGGATCGGCGTCGGCATGGGCGCCGTCATGCTGGGCTACGCCGGTTACCTGTATTCCCTTGAATACGCCCGCGAGCGCCCGCAGGGACGAGTGCCCGACAGCAAGGATCCAGGCACCGCGCCGGTGCCGATCATCCAGCACGCCGACGTCCGCCGCATGCTGTTGACCCAGAAAGCCTACGTGGAAGGTTCGTTCGACCTGGGCTTGTACGCGGCGCGGCTGTTCGACGACACCACTACGCTTGAGAGCGAGGCCGAGCGCCGCCGCGCCCATGAGTTGCTGGACCTGCTGACGCCCATCGTCAAGTCGTGGCCATCGGAGTTCTGTCTGAAGGCCAACGAACTGGCGATCCAGATTCTCGGCGGCCATGGCTACACCCGCGAATATCCGGTGGAGCAGTATTACCGCGACAACCGCCTGAACCCGATCCATGAAGGCACCCATGGCATCCAGTCGCTGGATCTGCTCGGACGCAAACTGGCGCAGAACGGCGGGGCCGGTCTCAAGCAACTGATCCGCCTGGTGGCCGATACCGGCGAACGCGCCCAGGCATACGATTCGTTGACGCCCCTGCGCCAGCCGCTGGAAGCCCTGGTGGCGCGCCTGCAATCGGTCACCCTCGGGCTGCTGACGGACCTCGCCCAGGGCAAGGTCAACAGCAGCCTGGCCAATTCGGCGCTGTACCTGAAGGTGTTTGGTCATATGGTGATTGGCTGGCGCTGGCTGGAACAGGCGATTCGCGCCGAGGAAGGGCTGGCCAGGGGCAATGCGGCGGATGTGGATTTCTACAGGGGCAAGCTGCAAGCGGCGCGCTACTTCCTGACCTGGGAGGTTCCAGGCTGCCAGCATGAGCTGGCGATTCTCGAGGCACGGGATGATACGTGCCTGGGGATGCGGGATGAGTGGTTTTGAGCCGGAGCTTGCGGCGCGGCTGAAATCCATTCGCGAGCAGGCTCGCTCCTACAGGGGGTCTCAAATGGGAACACAACATCTGCGTTCATCATAGATCTACTGTGGGAGCGAGCCTGCTCGCGAAAGCGGTCTGTCAGTTAAAGCTGAATTGCCTGATCCGACGCTTTCGCGAGCAGGCTCGCTCCCACAATCCGGACCACCTTCTGTATCAGGTATTCATAGGCTTCAAGCCTGCTGGATCGTCTTGGCGATAACCTCGACCGTGGCGCTAACCTGCTCCTCGTAGCGGTCGAGCTCCGCGCGATGCTGCTTTTGCATTTCGATCTGTTGCGAACACAGATTCATGGCCGCCAGCACCAGCAGGCGGTCGCCGATCAACGTCGGGAATTTACGCTTGGTATCGGCCAGGGCCGCCTTGAGCATCGAAGCGGCGTCCAGCAGCGCCTGCTCCTGTCCGGCCGGCGCCTTGATCGAGTATTCCTCTCCGAGAATCGAGACGACCGTCACCCCATCGGCACCCTGCTTCATGCGCCGACCGTTGCGGTGCTGGCGCGCTCGATCAGGGCCTGGATCCGTGCGGCGGTGGTGCCGTGCAATTCTTCCTGTTCCATCAGGTTCAGCTGCAGGCTTTCGTTTTCATCCTTGGCCTTGGCCAGTTCGGCGCTCAGGCTTTCATTCAGGCCGGTCAGGTGGCGGTTCTGTTGCACCAGGTCGTTGACCAGTTGCTCCAGCTGGCTGAGGGATGTTTCCAACATATTGAATTCCAGGCTTTTCAAGGGGGCGCGTACGATAAAGAAAAGTCACCGTCGGCGCCACGACTCAGAAGGCAGCGGTATTCCGCTCGCGAGCTGTAAAGACTGTGATGGCGAAATCTGGTTCCGACCCTTCGTCGCGCCAACCCCGATGGCGTGCGACAAAAGCACGCAGCGCCCTCAAGACTTCAGTCGCCAGACCGATAAGTCAGGAAACCAGTCACAGCCCCGCACGGACGCGCTTTTTCACGGTAACTTCCATGTCCCTACGTAATATGAACATCGCGCCGCGGGCGTTCCTGGGGTTTGCCCTGATCGGCGCCCTGATGCTGGCCCTGGGTGTATTTGCCCTGAGCCAGATGAGCAAGATCCGCGCTTCGGGCGAAACCATCGTCCAGAACAGCGTCCCGAGCATCAAGGCCCTGGATGAGTTCACCCAGCTCACCCTGCGCCTTCGCGTCTTGTCCTATCGCCTGCTGACCAACCGGGAACCGGACGTCCAGCAGAAAACCTATGAGCTGTTCGAGCAACGCAACCAGCAGATCCGCGAGGCGCAGACCGAGTACGAAAAACTCATCAGCGCCCCGGACGAACGCGCCGCTTATGAGCAATACGTACAGTTGCTGAATCAGTACCGTCAGCTCGAAGAGCGGATGAAAACCCTGTCGCGCAACAACCAGCTCGATCAATTGCAAGCGCTGCTCAACACTGAATTGCTGAGCA includes:
- a CDS encoding acyl-CoA dehydrogenase, giving the protein MSETLLSSRNLAFELYEVLDAEGLTQRERFAEHNRETFDAAIGTARSIAEKYFAPHNRKNDENEPRYEDGQAILIPEVKPAVDAFLEAGFLNAARSFDAGGMQLPTLLSQACFAHFQSANAASTSYPFLTMGAANLIESFGSDEQKQRFLQPMIDGRFFGTMALTEPHAGSSLADIRTRAEPASDGTYRLKGNKIFISGGDHPLSENIVHMVLAKLPDAPPGVKGISLFIVPKFLVNEDGSLGKHNDVLLAGLFHKMGWRGTTSTALNFGDNGECVGYLVGKPHHGLSYMFQMMNEARIGVGMGAVMLGYAGYLYSLEYARERPQGRVPDSKDPGTAPVPIIQHADVRRMLLTQKAYVEGSFDLGLYAARLFDDTTTLESEAERRRAHELLDLLTPIVKSWPSEFCLKANELAIQILGGHGYTREYPVEQYYRDNRLNPIHEGTHGIQSLDLLGRKLAQNGGAGLKQLIRLVADTGERAQAYDSLTPLRQPLEALVARLQSVTLGLLTDLAQGKVNSSLANSALYLKVFGHMVIGWRWLEQAIRAEEGLARGNAADVDFYRGKLQAARYFLTWEVPGCQHELAILEARDDTCLGMRDEWF
- a CDS encoding cell division protein ZapA gives rise to the protein MKQGADGVTVVSILGEEYSIKAPAGQEQALLDAASMLKAALADTKRKFPTLIGDRLLVLAAMNLCSQQIEMQKQHRAELDRYEEQVSATVEVIAKTIQQA